A part of Melittangium boletus DSM 14713 genomic DNA contains:
- the nuoE gene encoding complex I 24 kDa subunit family protein produces MAESLFTPEEQKKFDAQIAEILSHYPADRKSAGMLPALRVLQDIKGWLPPEGIKLVASALEVRPERAYEVASFYVMYHLKKPGKYVIDVCTNLPCALRGAEQMLAYLERKLGLKAGETTERFTLRETECLASCGTAPCLQINEDHHESLDRAKLDALFDKLS; encoded by the coding sequence ATGGCGGAGTCCCTGTTCACCCCTGAAGAGCAGAAGAAGTTCGATGCGCAGATCGCCGAGATCCTGTCGCACTACCCCGCGGATCGGAAGAGCGCAGGAATGCTTCCCGCGCTGAGGGTGCTGCAGGACATCAAGGGCTGGCTGCCTCCCGAGGGCATCAAGCTCGTGGCCAGCGCGCTGGAAGTGCGGCCGGAGCGCGCCTATGAGGTGGCGAGCTTCTACGTGATGTACCACCTCAAGAAGCCCGGCAAGTACGTCATCGACGTGTGCACCAACCTGCCCTGCGCCCTGCGAGGCGCGGAACAGATGCTCGCCTATCTGGAGCGCAAGCTCGGACTCAAGGCCGGTGAGACGACCGAGCGCTTCACCTTGCGCGAGACGGAGTGCCTGGCTTCTTGCGGCACCGCGCCGTGCCTGCAAATCAATGAGGACCACCACGAAAGCCTCGACCGGGCCAAGCTCGATGCCCTGTTCGACAAGCTCTCCTGA
- a CDS encoding TIGR02266 family protein, with protein sequence MNRGSEDKREEPRVPLVLRVRFPDQSRLAEVTENLSRGGIFVQTDRSFTLGQQVGLALSFPGLMDPVEVVGTVAWVRPVAPEAPAGVGIRVVREQDRQRLGDILSASGQTRASDRTAIPAEGYRVLIVEDNPHIIEMYSYVLKKLASGELAGQVPLEVHFSPDGHHALQALRSSRFSLVMTDLYMPVMDGFALIERIRAEEALKSIPVVAISAGGPEARERAMQLGVDIYLRKPVRFQEVLETVKQLLHIP encoded by the coding sequence ATGAATCGGGGATCAGAGGACAAACGAGAGGAGCCCCGAGTGCCGCTCGTGCTGCGGGTGCGGTTCCCGGATCAGTCACGCCTGGCCGAGGTGACGGAGAATCTGTCGCGGGGAGGAATCTTCGTGCAGACGGATCGTTCCTTCACGCTGGGACAGCAGGTGGGGTTGGCACTTTCTTTCCCGGGGCTGATGGATCCGGTAGAAGTCGTGGGGACGGTGGCGTGGGTGCGGCCCGTGGCGCCCGAGGCGCCAGCGGGTGTGGGCATCCGGGTGGTTCGCGAGCAGGACCGGCAGCGATTGGGTGACATCTTGAGTGCATCAGGACAGACCCGCGCATCGGACCGGACGGCGATACCCGCCGAGGGCTATCGTGTCCTCATCGTCGAGGACAACCCGCACATCATCGAGATGTACAGCTACGTGCTCAAGAAGCTGGCGAGTGGCGAGCTGGCGGGCCAGGTGCCGCTCGAGGTGCACTTCTCTCCCGACGGCCACCACGCGCTCCAGGCCCTGCGCTCCAGCCGCTTCAGCCTGGTGATGACGGACCTGTACATGCCGGTGATGGACGGCTTCGCCCTCATCGAGCGCATCCGCGCCGAGGAGGCGCTCAAGTCCATTCCCGTCGTGGCCATCTCCGCGGGCGGGCCCGAGGCGCGCGAGCGCGCCATGCAACTGGGCGTGGACATCTACCTGCGCAAGCCGGTGCGTTTCCAGGAAGTGCTGGAGACGGTGAAGCAACTGCTCCACATTCCCTGA
- a CDS encoding serine/threonine-protein kinase → MPTPPIHRDTVCGEALFILQSLRENGRLGRSNKLADVKAALEPSVSLEFDSYYLFLRKYHYIALDPREAQLRLTELGEKAVDSGQQEKFIQEVEEFFAEQLGLEDAAAVMGEEINPRIPPPPPDSMLEELEAKRTAEPPALPRSRPSGVFAVELPAAAPPPVASVRTEVSLPSTPAPAVASSAPMPSSASASPSPVSSPPAAKAAELLDQRYQKLDTIGTGPLGTTSKGRFNALGLDICVKELKDIFGYFSFLQRGEVLKRLKRELCAQAQVRHPGIVQVLDQNTESARPYYVLELLQGNLKQELEAGGGKGVPVPFALRCFLQLAYALRAAHSVGLTHHNLKPENVLFDLHGNAKLGDFGLSRVVEQDASKGLPQVFVGASGMVYLAPELLQPHRAKESGPASDVYGLGILLYEMLTGQIPGRRSPLPSEVNPEAPSGLDAIFDKMTQDKVEQRYPDLDAMLEDFYKAFPEAPFLTKGDLILSSEPR, encoded by the coding sequence ATGCCCACGCCCCCCATCCACCGCGACACCGTCTGCGGCGAGGCGCTGTTCATCCTCCAGAGCCTGAGGGAGAACGGCCGGTTGGGCCGCTCGAACAAGCTGGCCGATGTGAAGGCCGCCCTCGAGCCGTCCGTCTCGCTGGAGTTCGACAGCTACTACCTCTTCCTGCGCAAGTACCACTACATCGCCCTGGACCCTCGCGAGGCGCAGCTGCGGCTGACCGAGCTGGGGGAAAAGGCGGTGGACAGCGGCCAACAGGAGAAGTTCATCCAGGAGGTGGAGGAGTTCTTCGCCGAGCAGCTCGGTCTGGAGGACGCCGCCGCGGTGATGGGGGAGGAGATCAACCCCCGCATCCCGCCGCCTCCGCCGGACAGCATGCTCGAGGAGCTGGAGGCGAAGCGCACCGCGGAGCCCCCGGCCCTGCCTCGCTCGCGCCCCTCGGGTGTCTTCGCGGTGGAGCTGCCGGCCGCCGCGCCTCCCCCGGTGGCCAGTGTGCGCACGGAGGTTTCGCTCCCGTCGACTCCCGCCCCCGCCGTGGCCTCGTCCGCTCCCATGCCTTCTTCCGCCTCCGCGTCTCCTTCTCCCGTGTCGTCCCCTCCCGCCGCGAAGGCCGCGGAGTTGCTGGACCAGCGCTACCAGAAGCTCGACACCATCGGCACCGGACCCTTGGGCACCACCAGCAAGGGCCGCTTCAACGCGCTCGGGTTGGACATCTGCGTCAAGGAGTTGAAGGACATCTTTGGCTACTTCTCCTTCCTGCAGCGCGGCGAGGTGCTCAAGCGGCTCAAGCGGGAGCTGTGCGCCCAGGCCCAGGTGCGCCATCCCGGCATCGTCCAGGTGCTGGACCAGAACACGGAGTCGGCCCGGCCCTACTACGTGCTCGAGTTGCTGCAGGGCAACCTCAAGCAAGAGCTGGAGGCGGGCGGGGGCAAGGGCGTTCCCGTGCCCTTCGCCCTGCGCTGCTTCCTGCAACTCGCCTACGCGCTGCGCGCCGCGCACTCCGTGGGTCTCACCCACCACAACCTCAAGCCGGAGAACGTCCTCTTCGATCTGCACGGCAACGCGAAGCTGGGTGATTTCGGCCTGAGCCGCGTGGTGGAGCAGGACGCGTCCAAGGGTCTGCCCCAGGTCTTCGTGGGGGCCAGTGGCATGGTGTACCTGGCGCCCGAACTGCTCCAGCCGCATCGCGCGAAGGAGTCGGGACCCGCGTCCGACGTCTACGGGCTCGGTATCCTGCTCTACGAGATGCTCACCGGGCAGATCCCGGGCCGCCGCTCGCCGCTGCCTTCCGAGGTCAATCCCGAGGCTCCCTCCGGCCTGGACGCCATCTTCGACAAGATGACCCAGGACAAGGTGGAGCAGCGCTATCCAGACCTCGACGCGATGTTGGAGGACTTCTACAAGGCCTTCCCCGAGGCGCCCTTCCTCACCAAGGGAGATCTCATCCTCTCCTCGGAGCCTCGCTAG
- the serB gene encoding phosphoserine phosphatase SerB, which yields MSSSALLSDSLLLTVTGRDHPGITARLTGLLAEAGASLLDIEQVVVRGQLTLCLAVRLPDAPGVRESLFATARELGLSLDIQPAPAPGPAVSSRHVVTLVGRSLGPSEVHAVTERLLQHGANIERLHRLSEVEPGSLEIHVTLPPGRELEPLQRSLLELAMSTSAFDVALQRESLYRRAKRLVVMDMDSTLIRIEVIDELARAYGVGEQVSRITERAMHGEMDYDESLRQRVALLKGLDARVLQNIADQLPLTDGAQTLIRVLKRLGYRTAIISGGFSVAAEALRTRLGIDYAHSNVLEVVDGKLTGRTLGAIVNARRKAELLESIAQAEGILLDQVIAVGDGANDLLMLERAGLGIAFRAKPKLRQAADASISAGGLDTILYLLGLTARELQEVRD from the coding sequence ATGTCCTCCAGCGCTCTTCTCTCCGACTCGCTCCTGCTCACCGTCACTGGCCGGGACCATCCCGGCATCACCGCCCGGTTGACGGGCCTGCTCGCCGAGGCGGGTGCGTCCCTGCTCGACATCGAGCAGGTGGTGGTGCGCGGCCAGCTCACCCTGTGTCTGGCGGTGCGCCTCCCCGATGCCCCTGGCGTGCGCGAGTCCTTGTTCGCCACGGCCCGTGAGCTCGGCCTGTCCCTGGACATCCAGCCCGCGCCCGCGCCGGGTCCCGCGGTGTCCAGCCGCCATGTCGTCACGCTGGTGGGCCGTTCGCTCGGGCCATCCGAGGTGCACGCGGTGACGGAGCGCCTGCTCCAGCACGGGGCCAACATCGAGCGGCTCCACCGGCTGTCCGAGGTGGAGCCCGGCTCCCTGGAAATCCATGTCACGCTGCCTCCCGGGCGGGAACTCGAGCCGCTTCAGCGCTCGCTCCTGGAGCTGGCCATGTCCACGAGCGCCTTCGACGTGGCGTTGCAGCGCGAGAGCCTCTACCGGCGCGCCAAGCGGCTGGTGGTGATGGACATGGACTCCACGCTCATCCGCATCGAGGTCATCGACGAGCTGGCGCGGGCCTACGGCGTGGGCGAGCAGGTGTCTCGCATCACCGAGCGAGCCATGCACGGGGAGATGGACTACGACGAGTCACTGCGCCAGCGCGTGGCGTTGCTCAAGGGACTCGATGCGCGGGTGCTCCAGAACATCGCGGACCAGCTGCCGCTCACCGACGGGGCCCAGACGCTCATCCGCGTGCTCAAGCGGTTGGGGTACCGCACCGCCATCATCAGCGGAGGCTTCTCCGTGGCGGCCGAGGCGCTCAGGACCCGGCTCGGCATCGACTACGCGCACTCCAACGTCCTGGAGGTGGTGGACGGCAAGCTCACGGGCCGCACCCTGGGTGCCATCGTCAACGCGCGCCGCAAGGCGGAGTTGCTGGAGAGCATCGCCCAGGCGGAGGGCATCCTGCTCGACCAGGTCATCGCCGTGGGTGATGGCGCGAATGACTTGTTGATGCTCGAGCGCGCGGGGCTGGGCATCGCCTTCCGCGCCAAGCCCAAGCTGCGTCAGGCGGCCGATGCCTCCATCTCCGCCGGTGGCCTGGACACCATCCTCTACCTCCTGGGCCTCACCGCTCGGGAGCTCCAGGAGGTGCGGGACTAG
- a CDS encoding general secretion pathway protein GspE yields the protein MAAPRNRIGEILVKARVIDEMQLRSALAQHDQWGGRLSRIISDMGITAEDTLTQAIAEGLGMQRVQLGTSKDPGALAKLDVTFAEQKGIFPVSLRDNGKTLVLAMSDPTDLATIDKVAAISRTRVITMVAGDREIENAIQRHYRNMEPSSAMGNIRATPSKKGGGADEDEFKIVDISGKTVMKAITDIAPNVAKENAARQAAAAPMPARPSLSSSASDLLDEILNAAPPAAEVFSPEEMQRLQAVQQNQEKSSKILRALLELLLEKGQLQQRELAARMRPS from the coding sequence ATGGCCGCACCTCGCAACCGTATTGGAGAAATTCTCGTCAAGGCCCGTGTCATCGATGAGATGCAGCTGCGCAGCGCGCTCGCCCAGCATGACCAGTGGGGCGGACGCCTGTCGCGCATCATCAGCGACATGGGCATCACCGCGGAGGACACCCTCACCCAGGCCATCGCCGAGGGTCTGGGCATGCAGCGCGTCCAGCTGGGGACCAGCAAGGATCCCGGCGCGCTCGCCAAACTGGACGTCACCTTCGCCGAGCAGAAGGGCATCTTCCCCGTCTCCCTGCGCGACAACGGCAAGACGCTCGTGCTGGCCATGTCGGACCCCACCGACCTGGCGACCATCGACAAGGTGGCCGCCATCAGCCGCACGCGCGTCATCACCATGGTGGCGGGCGACCGGGAAATCGAGAACGCCATCCAGCGGCACTACCGCAACATGGAGCCGTCCTCGGCGATGGGGAACATCCGGGCCACCCCGAGCAAGAAGGGCGGCGGCGCGGACGAGGACGAGTTCAAGATCGTCGACATCAGCGGCAAGACGGTGATGAAGGCCATCACCGACATCGCGCCGAACGTGGCCAAGGAGAACGCGGCCCGTCAGGCGGCCGCCGCGCCCATGCCCGCTCGGCCGAGCCTGTCGTCGAGCGCGTCGGACCTGCTCGACGAAATCCTCAACGCCGCGCCTCCCGCCGCCGAGGTGTTCTCCCCCGAGGAGATGCAGCGGCTCCAGGCCGTGCAGCAGAATCAGGAGAAGAGCTCGAAGATCCTGCGCGCCCTGCTCGAGCTGCTGCTGGAGAAGGGACAGCTGCAGCAGCGGGAACTCGCCGCGCGCATGCGTCCCTCCTGA
- a CDS encoding DUF309 domain-containing protein translates to MPRRFPDCLSEGVTLFDAGAFHAAHEAWEHAWLVEKGPRRLLLQGLILVAAGWLKRDAGNGAGARTLFSRALDRLASLPARYEGVDVEGLRQVIPRWREGEDSDRPMLARLVEPEEGDV, encoded by the coding sequence ATGCCTCGCCGATTCCCCGACTGCCTCTCCGAAGGAGTGACGCTCTTCGACGCGGGCGCGTTTCACGCGGCCCACGAGGCCTGGGAGCACGCGTGGTTGGTGGAGAAGGGACCGCGCCGGCTGCTCTTGCAAGGACTCATCCTCGTGGCGGCGGGGTGGCTCAAGCGCGACGCGGGCAACGGGGCAGGGGCCCGGACGCTCTTCTCTCGTGCGCTCGACAGGCTGGCCTCCCTCCCCGCGCGGTACGAGGGCGTCGATGTGGAGGGTTTACGCCAAGTCATCCCCCGATGGCGTGAGGGCGAGGACTCGGACAGGCCCATGCTCGCCCGGTTGGTCGAACCCGAGGAAGGAGACGTCTGA
- a CDS encoding CPXCG motif-containing cysteine-rich protein, with the protein MQPFADEQSHQCPYCGESVDVTADPLGVSLETYTEDCPVCCRPWVVHVSREEDNVLISLGREDD; encoded by the coding sequence ATGCAACCCTTCGCCGATGAGCAATCCCACCAGTGCCCCTACTGCGGTGAGTCCGTGGATGTGACCGCGGACCCGCTGGGGGTCTCCTTGGAGACCTATACGGAAGACTGCCCGGTGTGCTGCCGGCCGTGGGTGGTCCATGTCTCGCGCGAGGAGGACAACGTCCTCATCTCCCTCGGGCGCGAGGACGATTGA
- a CDS encoding Hsp20/alpha crystallin family protein, with product MQNSRWNPFEMSNGAVALGPLVMREFDQIFRDLSVRQTGAREFVPAADIHETAEGITLQVDLPGHDAKSIEVRVENDTLTLKSERKRDPSESQKNEGTRRLERSFGVYTRSFALPRTVDASRVEARYENGVLTLTLPRREETKPRVVEVKVNG from the coding sequence ATGCAGAACAGCCGTTGGAACCCGTTCGAGATGAGCAATGGTGCCGTGGCCCTGGGCCCCCTGGTGATGCGGGAGTTCGATCAGATCTTCCGTGACTTGTCCGTGCGTCAGACGGGCGCGCGTGAGTTCGTCCCGGCCGCGGACATCCACGAGACCGCCGAGGGCATCACCCTGCAGGTGGACCTGCCCGGCCACGACGCGAAGTCCATCGAGGTGCGCGTGGAGAACGACACGCTGACCCTCAAGTCCGAGCGCAAGCGCGACCCCTCCGAGTCCCAGAAGAACGAGGGCACGCGGCGGCTGGAGCGCAGCTTCGGGGTGTACACGCGCTCCTTCGCGCTGCCGCGCACGGTGGACGCGTCCCGCGTGGAAGCCCGCTACGAGAATGGCGTGCTCACCCTGACGCTGCCGCGCCGGGAGGAGACCAAGCCGCGCGTGGTCGAAGTGAAGGTGAATGGCTAG
- a CDS encoding response regulator: MTDQLYTTHDISRLLQVDPSTVSKWIDRGILMAFRTPGGHRRVRSADLRTFLITHQMPVPEELGSSTVRLLVVDDERQVLDAIKRVFKPYANQVELQTTTSGVEALLLVSEQKPHGMLIDLNMPDIDGIEVCRRIRARKQMEGVRLITMTSAHSPEVVEQSKQAGAVACLPKPLDVQQVLDLFRVPLALGGTDAAVKR; this comes from the coding sequence ATGACGGATCAGCTCTACACGACCCACGACATCAGTCGGTTGCTCCAGGTGGACCCGTCCACGGTGAGCAAGTGGATCGACCGCGGCATCCTCATGGCGTTCCGGACACCGGGTGGTCACCGGCGGGTGCGCTCGGCGGACTTGCGCACGTTCCTCATCACCCACCAGATGCCGGTGCCCGAGGAGTTGGGCAGCAGCACCGTGCGTCTCTTGGTGGTGGATGACGAGCGGCAGGTCCTGGACGCCATCAAGCGTGTGTTCAAGCCGTACGCCAACCAGGTGGAGCTGCAGACGACCACCAGTGGCGTCGAGGCGCTGCTGCTGGTGTCCGAGCAGAAGCCCCACGGCATGCTCATCGACTTGAACATGCCCGACATCGACGGCATCGAGGTGTGCCGCCGCATCCGCGCTCGCAAGCAGATGGAGGGCGTGCGGCTCATCACCATGACGTCCGCCCACTCGCCCGAGGTGGTGGAGCAGTCCAAGCAGGCGGGCGCCGTGGCGTGCCTGCCCAAGCCCCTGGACGTGCAGCAGGTGCTCGACTTGTTCCGCGTGCCGCTGGCGCTCGGCGGCACCGACGCCGCCGTCAAGCGCTAG
- a CDS encoding KdsC family phosphatase, with protein MTELPPKPNRDELTERASRVRVLVFDVDGVLTDGGLYYGDGGEVMKRFDVKDGHGLVMARHAGLRTAILTARSSSIVETRGRELGVSLILQGRKDKTAGFRELLTQLSVAPEECAYMGDDVNDLGPLGLAGLSACPADAAPEVRQEVHYIARNRGGHGAARELVELCLRATGQWEATVQHMKAPEALQAVKL; from the coding sequence ATGACGGAGCTGCCGCCCAAACCCAACCGGGACGAGTTGACGGAGCGCGCCAGTCGCGTTCGGGTACTCGTGTTCGACGTGGACGGCGTCCTCACGGACGGCGGGCTGTACTACGGCGACGGCGGCGAGGTCATGAAGCGCTTCGACGTGAAGGATGGGCACGGGCTGGTGATGGCGAGGCACGCGGGTCTGCGCACCGCCATCCTCACCGCGCGCTCCTCCTCCATCGTGGAAACGCGGGGCCGCGAGCTGGGCGTCTCCCTCATCCTCCAGGGCCGCAAGGACAAGACCGCGGGCTTCCGCGAGCTGCTCACCCAGCTCTCGGTTGCTCCCGAGGAGTGCGCCTACATGGGAGATGATGTCAACGACCTGGGTCCCTTGGGCCTGGCGGGGCTGTCGGCCTGCCCGGCGGACGCGGCCCCCGAGGTGCGGCAGGAAGTGCATTACATCGCGAGGAACCGTGGAGGACACGGCGCCGCGCGTGAGCTGGTCGAGTTGTGCTTGAGGGCAACGGGGCAGTGGGAAGCCACCGTTCAACACATGAAGGCCCCCGAGGCCCTACAAGCTGTCAAGTTGTGA
- the kdsA gene encoding 3-deoxy-8-phosphooctulonate synthase has product MSTIQLCGHTVGAGHKLFVIAGPDSIESEDMALRHARLLKEMTSRLGVPYAFKCSYDKANRTSGKSFRGPGLKEGLRILDRVKREVGVPILTDVHETSHVGPAAEVVDIIQIPAFLCRQTDLVEAVARTGKGVNLKKGQFVAPKDIVHSAKKAVETGNPNVLVTERGATFGYNNLVVDMRGFAQMREAGLVVCFDATHSVQLPSSGDGQTGGERKFVSLLARSAAAAGIDALFTEVHEDPDRALCDGPCSLSPQMFEDVLRQVLAIRRALGHEPA; this is encoded by the coding sequence ATGAGCACCATCCAACTGTGCGGCCACACCGTGGGCGCGGGCCACAAGCTCTTCGTCATCGCGGGCCCCGACAGCATCGAGTCCGAGGACATGGCGCTGCGGCACGCGCGGCTGCTCAAGGAGATGACGTCGCGGCTGGGCGTGCCCTATGCCTTCAAGTGCTCCTACGACAAGGCCAACCGCACGAGCGGCAAGTCCTTCCGGGGCCCGGGCCTCAAGGAGGGCCTGCGCATCCTGGACCGCGTCAAGCGCGAGGTGGGCGTGCCCATCCTCACGGACGTCCACGAGACGAGCCACGTGGGCCCCGCCGCCGAGGTGGTGGACATCATCCAGATTCCCGCCTTCCTCTGCCGCCAGACGGACCTGGTGGAGGCGGTGGCCCGCACGGGCAAGGGCGTCAACCTCAAGAAGGGCCAGTTCGTGGCCCCCAAGGACATCGTCCACTCGGCGAAGAAGGCCGTGGAGACGGGCAACCCCAACGTGCTCGTCACCGAGCGCGGCGCCACCTTCGGCTACAACAATCTCGTAGTGGACATGCGCGGCTTCGCCCAGATGCGCGAGGCGGGACTCGTCGTGTGCTTCGACGCCACCCATTCCGTGCAACTCCCGTCATCCGGGGATGGCCAGACAGGTGGGGAGCGGAAGTTCGTTTCCCTTCTGGCGCGCTCGGCCGCGGCCGCCGGGATAGACGCGCTTTTCACGGAAGTACACGAAGACCCGGACCGTGCCTTGTGTGACGGTCCTTGCTCACTATCCCCCCAGATGTTCGAGGACGTGCTACGTCAGGTACTCGCCATCCGACGTGCCCTCGGGCACGAACCGGCATGA
- a CDS encoding CTP synthase: protein MRSKKTKYIFVTGGVVSSLGKGLASASIGALLENRGLDLTLLKLDPYINIDPGTMSPFQHGEVFVTDDGGETDMDLGHYERFTNARMSRLNNFTTGRIYHSVIQKERRGEYLGKTVQVIPHITDEIKSCIRQAAQGVDVVIVEVGGTVGDIESLPFLEAIRQMRYDVGAGNTIYIHLTLLPYIGAAGEVKTKPTQHSVMKLREIGIQPDFLICRTDREISRELKDKIAMFCNVDTGNVFTSPDVKSIYELPLELHRQGLDERLTETLNIWSRAPRLERWEDILRKVYSPGRGEVTVAMVGKYVDLKESYKSLNESLMHGGIANDVKVNLRFVDSQEVEEKGAEKILGDVDAILVPGGFGVRGTEGKISAVRYAREKRVPFFGICLGLQMAVVEFSRNVLGLAGANSLEFNEHTPHPVVTLMESQVKVQDKGGTMRLGTYACALKPDSLAHKLYGEDIIHERHRHRYEVNNTYRGRMQEAGLVVSGHNPELNLVEMIELPDHPYFIGCQFHPEFKSKPFAPHPLFSGFIRAALTQRDAGRNHA, encoded by the coding sequence ATGCGCTCCAAGAAGACCAAGTACATCTTCGTGACCGGCGGGGTCGTGAGTTCGCTGGGCAAGGGGCTCGCGTCCGCGTCCATCGGAGCCCTGCTGGAGAACCGCGGGCTCGACCTCACCCTGCTCAAGCTCGATCCATACATCAACATCGATCCGGGCACGATGAGCCCGTTCCAGCACGGCGAGGTCTTCGTCACCGACGACGGCGGCGAGACCGACATGGACCTGGGACATTACGAGCGCTTCACCAACGCGCGCATGTCCCGGCTCAACAACTTCACCACCGGGCGCATCTACCACTCCGTCATCCAGAAGGAGCGCCGGGGCGAGTACCTGGGGAAGACCGTCCAGGTGATTCCGCACATCACCGATGAGATCAAGTCCTGCATCCGCCAGGCGGCACAGGGCGTGGACGTGGTCATCGTCGAGGTGGGCGGCACGGTGGGTGACATCGAGTCCCTGCCCTTCCTCGAGGCCATCCGCCAGATGCGCTACGACGTGGGCGCGGGCAACACCATCTACATCCACCTGACGCTGCTGCCGTACATCGGCGCGGCGGGCGAGGTGAAGACCAAGCCCACGCAGCACTCGGTGATGAAGCTGCGGGAGATCGGCATCCAGCCAGACTTCCTCATCTGCCGCACGGACCGGGAAATCTCGCGCGAGCTCAAGGACAAGATCGCCATGTTCTGCAACGTGGACACGGGCAACGTGTTCACGTCGCCGGACGTGAAGAGCATCTACGAGCTGCCCCTGGAGCTGCACCGCCAGGGTCTGGACGAGCGCCTCACGGAGACGCTCAACATCTGGAGCCGGGCGCCCAGGCTCGAGCGCTGGGAGGACATCCTGCGCAAGGTGTACTCGCCGGGCCGGGGCGAGGTGACGGTGGCCATGGTCGGCAAGTACGTGGACCTGAAGGAGAGCTACAAGAGCCTCAACGAGTCCTTGATGCACGGCGGTATCGCCAACGACGTGAAGGTGAACCTGCGCTTCGTGGACTCGCAGGAGGTGGAGGAGAAGGGCGCGGAGAAGATCCTCGGGGACGTGGACGCCATCCTGGTGCCCGGCGGCTTCGGCGTGCGAGGCACCGAGGGCAAGATCTCCGCGGTGCGCTACGCCCGGGAGAAGCGGGTGCCCTTCTTCGGCATCTGCCTGGGCCTGCAGATGGCGGTGGTGGAGTTCAGCCGCAACGTGCTGGGGCTCGCCGGAGCCAACTCGCTCGAGTTCAACGAGCACACCCCGCACCCGGTGGTGACGCTCATGGAGAGCCAGGTGAAGGTGCAGGACAAGGGCGGCACCATGCGCCTGGGCACCTATGCCTGCGCGCTCAAGCCGGACTCGCTCGCGCACAAGCTGTACGGCGAGGACATCATCCACGAGCGGCACCGTCACCGCTACGAGGTGAACAACACCTACCGGGGCCGCATGCAGGAGGCGGGGCTCGTGGTGTCCGGGCACAATCCCGAGCTCAACCTCGTGGAGATGATCGAACTGCCCGACCACCCCTACTTCATCGGCTGCCAGTTCCACCCCGAGTTCAAGAGCAAGCCCTTCGCGCCCCACCCGCTCTTCTCCGGCTTCATCCGGGCGGCGCTCACTCAGCGGGACGCTGGGAGGAACCACGCATGA